The following proteins are encoded in a genomic region of Helicobacter macacae MIT 99-5501:
- the murA gene encoding UDP-N-acetylglucosamine 1-carboxyvinyltransferase, translating to MDYLKIQGIENPASALKGEVAISGAKNAALPLLCATLLAKNEVIIDNIPNVADVKTLAKLLEHLGCNMEWQDSHCLKIDAHHIIHTKAIYDIVRKMRASILVLGPLLARMRMCEVSLPGGCAIGARPVDLHILAMQKMGAEINLSGGYIIANAKKGLKGAKIVFDKITVTGCENVLMAAALAKGKTQIINAAREPEVVQLCEVLASAGVEIDGIGSDVLEVRGVDGEALELEPFSVIPDRIEAGTYLCAGAITNSHISIAKANQAHLQAVLDKLKEIGFGIECEGDKISILPARQMSSFEVTTAEFPAFPTDMQAQFMALATQCSGTSSIEERLFENRFMHISELKRLGANIRLKGNTALVKGKTNLVGADVMATDLRASSALVLAGLVAKGETRVHRIYHLDRGYESLESKLNALNADITRASE from the coding sequence ATGGACTATCTAAAGATACAAGGCATAGAAAATCCTGCCTCCGCGCTAAAAGGCGAAGTCGCCATATCAGGTGCAAAAAACGCCGCTCTACCGCTACTATGCGCTACCCTGCTAGCCAAAAACGAAGTCATCATAGATAACATCCCAAATGTCGCAGATGTAAAGACACTTGCCAAACTTTTGGAGCATTTAGGGTGCAATATGGAGTGGCAGGATTCTCATTGCTTAAAAATCGATGCCCATCACATTATCCACACAAAAGCGATTTATGACATTGTGCGCAAGATGCGTGCTTCTATCCTTGTGCTAGGACCATTGCTAGCGCGTATGAGAATGTGTGAGGTGAGCCTGCCCGGGGGCTGTGCGATAGGGGCTAGACCTGTGGATTTGCATATACTAGCTATGCAAAAAATGGGCGCGGAGATAAATTTAAGTGGTGGGTATATCATCGCAAATGCCAAAAAAGGACTAAAGGGTGCAAAAATCGTGTTTGATAAAATCACCGTTACAGGCTGTGAAAATGTGCTTATGGCAGCAGCACTTGCTAAGGGCAAAACCCAAATCATAAACGCCGCTAGAGAACCAGAGGTAGTCCAGCTCTGCGAAGTGCTAGCAAGCGCGGGCGTGGAGATAGATGGCATAGGAAGCGATGTGCTAGAAGTGAGGGGTGTAGATGGGGAGGCTTTGGAGCTAGAGCCATTTAGCGTTATCCCCGATAGAATCGAAGCGGGGACTTATCTTTGTGCGGGGGCGATTACCAATAGTCATATAAGCATAGCAAAGGCAAATCAAGCTCATCTCCAAGCTGTGCTTGACAAACTAAAAGAAATCGGCTTTGGCATAGAATGTGAGGGGGATAAAATCAGCATTTTACCTGCTAGGCAAATGAGTAGCTTTGAGGTAACTACGGCTGAATTTCCTGCATTTCCTACTGATATGCAGGCACAATTTATGGCACTAGCTACGCAGTGCAGTGGCACAAGCTCGATAGAGGAGAGGCTGTTTGAAAATCGCTTTATGCACATAAGCGAGCTAAAGCGACTAGGGGCAAATATCCGCCTAAAAGGCAATACTGCTTTGGTAAAGGGAAAGACAAATCTTGTGGGGGCAGATGTGATGGCGACAGATTTGCGTGCTTCTAGTGCGCTTGTGCTTGCAGGACTTGTCGCCAAAGGCGAAACCCGCGTGCATAGAATCTACCACCTTGATAGAGGATATGAATCACTAGAATCCAAGCTAAACGCACTAAACGCGGATATAACTAGAGCAAGTGAGTAG
- a CDS encoding AEC family transporter — MLVAIYSVLLFIALGYFAKRARMLGNRQGNILLGFLLNFSLPSAIFKGVYHSRLDVELMLSLFGALACSILGAVLVLCLALYVLRFGREVAITMSFLTCLHNTLFLGVPMVEGALGSEAAHNAILFDQFCTGLPLAILTPIIMSLSGKGVFSVRSVGIRLFQNPLFLAMLSGFALKALPFSLPQEIFAPIYALAACATPVALFAIGVQLSFGDVRLEWKKAGIILVVSMLVIPAIYLCSLHIFGVNINSNHKMALLESSMPPLISSAAVIARAELNNKIAVASIVMGIFFSALTTPLWVYLSGL; from the coding sequence ATGCTTGTAGCAATTTATAGTGTTTTGCTTTTTATCGCGCTTGGATACTTCGCCAAGCGAGCGAGAATGCTAGGGAATCGTCAGGGCAATATCTTGCTGGGATTTTTGCTAAATTTCTCCCTGCCAAGCGCGATATTTAAGGGCGTATATCACTCTAGGCTTGATGTAGAGCTTATGCTAAGCCTTTTTGGTGCGCTTGCTTGCTCTATTTTGGGAGCTGTTTTGGTGCTGTGTTTGGCTTTGTATGTTTTGCGGTTTGGCAGGGAAGTGGCGATTACTATGTCATTTTTGACTTGCTTGCACAATACCCTGTTTCTAGGTGTGCCTATGGTGGAGGGTGCGCTAGGGAGCGAAGCTGCGCACAATGCGATACTCTTTGACCAATTTTGCACGGGACTACCTCTAGCCATACTTACCCCTATCATTATGAGCCTAAGTGGCAAAGGTGTCTTTAGTGTGCGCTCTGTGGGGATACGCCTTTTTCAAAACCCTCTTTTTCTAGCTATGCTAAGTGGATTTGCGCTAAAGGCACTTCCCTTTAGCTTGCCCCAAGAGATTTTCGCGCCGATATATGCGCTAGCGGCGTGTGCTACGCCTGTGGCACTATTTGCCATAGGGGTGCAGCTAAGCTTTGGCGATGTGCGGCTAGAGTGGAAAAAAGCGGGGATAATCCTAGTGGTTTCTATGCTAGTGATTCCTGCGATATATCTATGCTCGCTACATATATTTGGCGTAAATATCAACAGCAATCACAAAATGGCACTACTAGAATCATCTATGCCACCTCTTATCAGCTCCGCAGCGGTAATCGCCCGCGCAGAGCTAAACAACAAAATCGCCGTAGCAAGTATCGTTATGGGCATATTTTTTAGCGCACTTACCACACCACTTTGGGTGTATCTATCAGGACTCTAA
- a CDS encoding 2,3,4,5-tetrahydropyridine-2,6-carboxylate N-succinyltransferase produces the protein MGKLDEFKDFVAGIQREKGYKAPLGFGIARLEYGQKSGAVLSATYPTINWGGENLGSYAVLLEAARRSNLITESENEALYEVNEAFIHKALELYEPFLSEALNDPNAHKNIQVILALREAMAESMLRDSRGVEKFRFCIVYKDVECESVESAYMKLLALSLGKAPLRSLNLNGIFGLLSNVAWSGNTPYELEYLREAEVALKIRGEFPSIDFVDKFPRYLMQVVPQYDNIRLLDSAKTRFGAYLGSGGYTQMPGASYVNFNAGALGACMNEGRISSSVIVGEGTDVGGGASILGVLSGGNSAPISIGKNCLLGVNSSTGISLGDGCIVDGGIAVLAGTIFRIDKAEAEKIAEANEQNGGFKINDNSLYKGRELSGKNGVHFRQDSKSGEMIAFRSNRKIELNKNLH, from the coding sequence ATGGGCAAACTTGATGAATTTAAAGATTTTGTAGCGGGGATTCAGCGTGAGAAAGGCTACAAAGCCCCACTAGGATTTGGGATTGCTAGGCTTGAGTATGGGCAAAAAAGTGGCGCGGTGCTAAGTGCGACTTATCCTACGATAAATTGGGGTGGGGAAAATCTAGGTAGCTATGCTGTGCTACTAGAAGCGGCTAGGCGTTCAAACCTCATCACAGAGAGTGAGAACGAAGCACTTTATGAGGTAAATGAAGCCTTTATCCACAAGGCTTTGGAGCTGTATGAGCCGTTTTTGAGTGAAGCACTAAACGACCCAAATGCTCACAAAAATATCCAAGTGATTTTGGCTCTACGCGAAGCTATGGCGGAATCTATGTTGCGCGATTCTCGTGGGGTGGAGAAGTTTAGGTTTTGCATAGTGTATAAAGATGTGGAGTGCGAGAGCGTGGAGAGCGCGTATATGAAGCTCCTAGCCCTCTCTCTTGGCAAAGCTCCTTTGCGCTCGCTAAACCTCAATGGAATCTTTGGACTACTTAGCAATGTCGCTTGGAGTGGCAATACTCCTTATGAGCTAGAGTATCTGCGCGAAGCTGAAGTGGCTTTGAAGATTCGTGGGGAGTTTCCCTCTATTGACTTTGTGGATAAATTCCCGCGCTATCTTATGCAGGTAGTCCCCCAATACGACAATATCCGCTTGCTAGATTCTGCAAAAACTCGCTTTGGTGCGTATCTAGGAAGTGGTGGCTATACGCAAATGCCCGGTGCTAGCTATGTGAATTTCAACGCAGGTGCGCTAGGCGCGTGTATGAATGAGGGCAGAATCAGCTCTAGTGTCATTGTGGGAGAGGGCACAGATGTGGGAGGTGGAGCTAGCATACTAGGCGTGCTTAGCGGTGGCAATAGTGCGCCAATCAGCATTGGCAAAAACTGCTTACTTGGTGTGAATAGCTCCACAGGGATTTCGCTAGGTGATGGCTGCATCGTAGATGGTGGGATTGCTGTGCTAGCAGGCACAATCTTTAGAATCGACAAAGCAGAAGCCGAAAAAATAGCAGAGGCAAACGAGCAAAATGGCGGGTTTAAAATCAATGACAATTCTCTGTATAAAGGGCGTGAGCTAAGTGGCAAAAACGGCGTGCATTTCCGCCAAGACTCCAAAAGTGGCGAGATGATAGCCTTTCGCTCCAATCGCAAAATCGAGCTAAACAAAAATCTGCACTAG
- the hemE gene encoding uroporphyrinogen decarboxylase, which produces MIFIDACLRKETPYTPVWLMRQAGRYLSEYKATRAKAGSFLELCQSVELATEVTLQPIEILNVDAAIIFSDILVVPLAMGLPLEFLAGEGPHFLRTIRESSDIDSLKVSAYKDLDYVYDAISTTRAKLPKDKALIGFCGSPWTLATYMIEGQGSKTYAFSKKLAYQNPQLLHTLLSRLSDELVSYLKSQIRAGANAVQIFDSWAAALEPSAYMEFSFKYMLAIAREVKKEYPNTPVMIFPKGVGGLLEYIADECATNAGFEVFGVDWGVSMARAKSILGDRFVLQGNLEPSRLYSRTSMEEGVEEILRVMGNRAGHIFNLGHGMLPDLPRENAIELVKMVQEKTKR; this is translated from the coding sequence ATGATTTTCATTGACGCGTGCTTGAGAAAAGAAACCCCTTATACTCCTGTATGGCTTATGCGTCAAGCAGGACGCTACCTTAGCGAATACAAAGCCACGCGCGCAAAGGCTGGAAGTTTCCTAGAGCTATGCCAAAGTGTAGAGCTTGCCACAGAGGTAACCCTCCAACCCATAGAAATCCTAAATGTCGATGCGGCAATCATCTTTAGTGATATTTTGGTTGTCCCGCTTGCTATGGGACTTCCACTAGAGTTTTTAGCAGGCGAGGGACCGCACTTTTTGCGAACTATAAGAGAATCTAGCGATATAGATTCTCTAAAGGTAAGTGCATACAAAGACTTGGACTATGTCTATGATGCTATCTCTACCACTCGTGCAAAACTGCCAAAAGACAAAGCACTTATAGGGTTTTGTGGCTCGCCTTGGACGCTAGCTACATATATGATAGAGGGGCAGGGTAGCAAGACTTATGCCTTTAGCAAAAAGCTAGCATATCAAAATCCACAGCTACTTCACACGCTTCTATCAAGGCTTAGCGATGAGCTAGTATCCTACCTAAAGTCCCAAATCCGCGCAGGTGCAAACGCTGTGCAAATCTTTGACTCGTGGGCTGCTGCGCTAGAGCCAAGCGCGTATATGGAGTTTAGCTTCAAATATATGCTAGCCATAGCCCGCGAAGTCAAAAAAGAGTATCCAAATACCCCTGTTATGATATTTCCTAAAGGCGTGGGAGGGCTGCTTGAATATATAGCAGATGAGTGTGCGACAAATGCGGGGTTTGAAGTGTTTGGAGTAGATTGGGGGGTGAGTATGGCTAGGGCAAAGTCGATTTTGGGAGATAGATTTGTGCTGCAGGGCAATCTAGAGCCCTCTCGCCTTTACTCTCGCACTTCTATGGAGGAGGGGGTAGAGGAGATTTTGCGCGTGATGGGCAATCGTGCAGGACATATCTTTAATCTAGGGCACGGAATGTTGCCAGATTTGCCTAGAGAAAATGCCATAGAGCTAGTCAAAATGGTGCAAGAAAAAACCAAACGATAG
- a CDS encoding asparaginase, whose translation MPKSTKTSSKSQKDTKPHIAILATGGTIAGLADLSTKECRTNHSDEYSAGVLSIDEILDSLAKKGYKKHKKAKKSLQNLAHISTKQIANIDSADMGDEVWLALAREIEMAFEGEVDGIVITHGTDTLEESAYFLHLVAKTQKPIVLVGAMRPANVPNSDGGKNLYNAIALAAHKDAKGVMITMAGKILSPRYASKAHTHRLDAFCAPSVLGSVRNGKVKFTKMPKSPNLSTLPKLAKKSTNLSKSKKPSKAFLQPFLQNSAPFCVRDCLALPKVDILYSYSNDGSAVAAKAFFVSGVQGLVIAGSGAGSIHQAHKNALKELILQGVVVVVSSRINGGRVVLKEADKKAGFVSAGELNPQKARVLLMLCLTRTRDKAKIQEYFENY comes from the coding sequence ATGCCAAAATCTACCAAAACCTCCTCTAAATCCCAAAAAGATACCAAGCCACATATCGCTATCCTAGCCACAGGTGGCACTATCGCAGGGCTAGCAGACTTAAGCACCAAAGAGTGCAGGACAAACCATAGCGATGAGTATAGTGCGGGTGTGCTTAGCATAGATGAGATTTTGGACTCGCTTGCAAAAAAGGGCTACAAAAAGCACAAAAAGGCAAAAAAATCCCTCCAAAACCTAGCCCACATATCCACAAAGCAAATCGCAAATATTGATAGCGCGGATATGGGCGATGAGGTGTGGCTAGCCCTTGCTAGAGAGATAGAGATGGCTTTTGAGGGCGAAGTAGATGGCATAGTCATCACTCACGGCACAGATACGCTTGAAGAGAGTGCTTACTTTCTCCACCTAGTAGCAAAAACTCAAAAGCCTATTGTCCTAGTGGGAGCTATGCGTCCTGCAAATGTGCCAAACTCTGATGGTGGCAAAAATCTCTACAATGCCATAGCCCTAGCCGCGCACAAAGACGCAAAAGGCGTGATGATAACTATGGCAGGGAAAATCCTATCCCCACGCTACGCTAGCAAAGCCCACACTCATAGACTAGATGCTTTTTGCGCACCTAGCGTGCTAGGAAGCGTGCGCAATGGTAAAGTGAAGTTTACCAAAATGCCAAAATCCCCAAATCTCTCAACGCTACCAAAGCTAGCCAAAAAATCCACCAATCTATCAAAATCCAAAAAACCCTCTAAGGCATTTTTGCAGCCATTTTTGCAAAATAGCGCGCCATTTTGCGTGCGTGATTGTCTAGCGTTGCCAAAGGTGGATATTTTGTATAGTTATAGCAATGACGGAAGCGCGGTAGCTGCAAAAGCATTTTTTGTGAGCGGAGTGCAGGGCTTAGTCATCGCAGGCAGTGGGGCGGGCAGTATCCACCAAGCACACAAAAACGCACTAAAAGAGCTTATTTTGCAAGGGGTTGTTGTCGTGGTTAGCTCGCGTATAAACGGGGGGCGCGTGGTGCTAAAAGAAGCTGATAAAAAGGCTGGATTTGTAAGTGCTGGGGAGCTAAACCCACAAAAAGCCCGCGTGCTACTAATGCTTTGCCTAACTCGCACTCGCGACAAAGCCAAAATCCAAGAATATTTTGAAAACTACTAA
- a CDS encoding outer membrane beta-barrel protein, translating to MKNLSKSVFLSVAVASVLVASAVAEESAGFIGLELGASGGLQEAKITGTATNQSRTASDNLETYGVNAGIVGGYKAFFTSWFGLRAYANLNFIHTLNEEMIREADGSNLSTDQAISALNYGVNLDLLFNVLAFQQANLGLFVGAGLGANTFFASNAIDAAKKKIGANPNFDLLPEALQGQLNNDIKDNKAYTGFDAWVNVGVRTNFLEHHGIEVVAKVPFVGTTVYDKTIGAAGVSANANVKLYNPWNVSVRYIYSF from the coding sequence ATGAAAAATTTGTCAAAATCAGTGTTTTTGAGCGTGGCGGTGGCAAGTGTGCTAGTAGCAAGCGCAGTAGCTGAAGAGAGTGCTGGATTTATCGGTCTAGAGCTAGGCGCAAGCGGTGGCTTGCAAGAAGCAAAGATAACAGGAACTGCGACAAACCAAAGCCGAACTGCTTCAGATAATCTTGAAACTTATGGTGTAAATGCAGGTATCGTAGGTGGATACAAGGCGTTTTTTACTTCTTGGTTTGGGCTAAGGGCGTATGCGAATCTAAACTTTATCCACACGCTTAACGAAGAAATGATAAGAGAAGCCGATGGAAGTAACCTATCCACAGACCAAGCTATTTCTGCACTAAACTATGGTGTGAATCTAGACTTGCTATTTAATGTCCTAGCATTTCAGCAAGCAAATCTAGGGCTATTTGTAGGTGCTGGGCTAGGTGCAAATACATTTTTTGCTTCAAATGCCATAGATGCTGCAAAGAAGAAAATAGGCGCGAATCCAAACTTTGACTTGCTACCAGAAGCGTTGCAAGGACAGCTAAATAACGACATTAAAGACAACAAAGCCTACACAGGATTTGATGCGTGGGTAAATGTCGGTGTCCGCACAAACTTCCTAGAGCACCACGGAATCGAAGTGGTTGCAAAAGTGCCATTTGTAGGAACTACTGTGTATGACAAGACGATAGGGGCGGCTGGAGTAAGTGCAAATGCAAATGTCAAACTCTACAACCCTTGGAATGTCAGCGTGCGCTATATTTATAGCTTCTAA
- a CDS encoding vWA domain-containing protein — MQGNQEKPSFLNAIQQNLITKFDKVKGYFGFCTSDLAQKCNYDLQKDELGIEQGLDENVRAYYEKLKSNLEQEPKELEKEKNDYFKAEITTKHKENFTEVSLDRLLRKVKSYNNDFEEVFYKKQLQDFRQKYAKTIAKKDKESNEKEQKAKYNQKLNKLLKILHTNTIRTWKKLIESKETKIQKQLIKDSQDELIERIKEWIELMQKFQQRFKSMEESADLFSGYIMQSLKAGMESGKKVSECVNENDLMGNQRYGGYGVGGTDNLSKRIIDFAKWLKLLEQESIKKLCDMLGKLHKAQKKIELETYTLQRTFNATIPTPYAKEEICGVTLGRDLENVLPQELTLLDDKDFSILFDLKFAENRLFCFEKQGYEDISMVEEISQEREKQVEDKKGPIILCIDTSGSMSGTPETIAKAIALFMAQRAMEARRKCYLINFSVGISTLDLTPPNGFFELMSFLEMSFSGGTDAIPALRAGLTKMNEEGYKKADLLMISDFVFSDYNLAGFRDLAKTKDKQNKCYALYVGNFGNDKSRKSILFDKEFYYDGYTHGVDELVQIKNHL, encoded by the coding sequence ATGCAAGGCAACCAAGAAAAACCTAGCTTTCTTAATGCTATCCAACAAAATCTTATCACCAAATTTGATAAAGTCAAAGGGTATTTTGGCTTTTGCACTAGCGATTTGGCACAAAAATGTAACTATGACTTGCAAAAAGATGAGCTAGGCATAGAGCAAGGTTTAGACGAAAATGTGAGGGCATACTACGAAAAACTAAAATCCAATCTAGAGCAAGAGCCAAAAGAATTGGAAAAAGAAAAAAATGACTACTTCAAAGCAGAAATAACAACCAAGCACAAAGAAAATTTCACGGAAGTTTCTTTAGATAGATTGCTAAGAAAAGTAAAAAGCTACAATAATGACTTTGAAGAGGTTTTTTATAAAAAACAGCTGCAAGATTTTAGGCAAAAATACGCAAAAACTATTGCCAAAAAAGACAAAGAATCTAATGAAAAAGAGCAAAAAGCCAAATATAACCAAAAACTAAACAAGCTACTTAAAATCCTACATACAAACACAATCAGAACTTGGAAAAAACTCATAGAATCTAAAGAGACAAAAATACAAAAACAACTTATAAAAGATAGCCAAGATGAGCTTATAGAGCGTATAAAAGAGTGGATAGAGCTAATGCAAAAATTTCAACAACGATTTAAGTCTATGGAAGAAAGTGCGGATTTGTTTTCTGGCTATATTATGCAAAGTCTAAAGGCAGGTATGGAATCTGGCAAAAAAGTAAGTGAATGCGTAAATGAAAATGACTTGATGGGGAATCAAAGATACGGTGGGTATGGTGTAGGTGGCACAGATAATCTAAGCAAAAGAATAATAGATTTTGCAAAATGGCTTAAGCTTTTGGAGCAAGAATCCATAAAAAAACTTTGTGATATGCTAGGAAAACTACACAAAGCTCAAAAGAAAATAGAGCTAGAAACATACACACTACAAAGAACATTTAACGCGACTATCCCTACTCCCTATGCCAAAGAGGAAATTTGTGGTGTTACACTTGGCAGGGATTTGGAAAATGTGCTACCTCAAGAATTAACCCTGCTTGATGATAAAGATTTTAGCATTTTGTTTGATTTGAAATTTGCCGAAAATCGCCTATTTTGCTTTGAGAAGCAGGGATATGAGGACATATCTATGGTAGAAGAAATCTCCCAAGAGAGAGAAAAACAAGTAGAAGACAAAAAAGGACCCATAATCCTATGTATAGATACAAGTGGCTCTATGAGCGGGACGCCAGAGACTATCGCCAAAGCCATAGCACTTTTTATGGCGCAAAGAGCGATGGAGGCAAGGCGAAAATGCTATCTTATAAACTTTAGCGTAGGCATTAGCACACTTGATTTAACCCCGCCAAATGGATTTTTTGAGCTAATGAGTTTTTTAGAAATGAGCTTCAGTGGTGGGACGGATGCGATACCTGCGCTTAGGGCTGGGCTAACAAAAATGAATGAAGAGGGCTACAAAAAAGCAGATTTGCTAATGATAAGTGATTTTGTGTTTAGTGATTATAATTTGGCTGGGTTTAGGGATTTGGCAAAGACAAAAGATAAGCAAAACAAGTGTTATGCTCTATATGTGGGTAACTTTGGCAATGATAAATCTCGCAAATCAATACTGTTTGATAAAGAATTTTACTATGATGGTTATACTCACGGTGTAGATGAATTGGTGCAAATAAAAAATCATCTTTGA
- a CDS encoding AAA family ATPase, whose translation MAQNLYKNKIQTLKETLSQGLLEKDEIVSLVLLCMIAGKSVFLYGPPGTAKSLISRRVSCAFDSNRFFDYLMNRFSTPEEVFGPLKLSELRQDRLVRSVEGFLPSADFAFLDEIWKSSPAILNSLLTIINEKQFRNGKDNIKVPLRGLVAASNELPQKGQSLEALYDRFIMRLIVPPLRQKANFKKLLQSSGAKENVNVADELKFYDRDFKQIKSLVDSAKIDESVLNVLELLRSKIEAYNDKKADDVESIYVSERRWVAIMELLKFSAVLSDRQSVGLIDLALLKHCLWSEESQKEEIEKMLKECLDSYSPQAIKNGIDIKNLAKQIESTIKNPVEQVVKDSLLKEIANVHHKLYQELQKCLSEANDFKDKNANPFVSKSGYDIFLSSFKEAQENLEQDILEVKKLQDKVKNAKVAAPIA comes from the coding sequence ATGGCACAAAATCTCTACAAAAACAAAATCCAAACGCTAAAAGAGACGCTCTCACAAGGGCTTTTAGAAAAAGATGAAATAGTGTCTTTAGTGCTATTATGTATGATAGCGGGGAAATCTGTGTTTCTCTATGGACCGCCCGGGACGGCAAAGAGCCTTATCTCACGGCGCGTATCTTGCGCCTTTGATAGCAATAGATTTTTTGATTATTTGATGAATCGCTTTAGCACTCCTGAGGAAGTCTTTGGACCGCTAAAACTTAGCGAATTGCGACAAGATAGGCTTGTGCGAAGTGTGGAGGGATTTTTGCCGAGCGCGGATTTTGCGTTTTTGGACGAGATATGGAAAAGCTCCCCTGCGATACTAAATTCACTGCTAACAATCATCAACGAAAAGCAGTTTAGAAACGGCAAAGACAATATAAAAGTCCCGCTTCGTGGGCTAGTGGCTGCGAGTAATGAATTGCCACAAAAGGGGCAGAGCTTAGAGGCGTTGTATGATAGATTTATAATGCGCCTTATTGTCCCGCCACTAAGGCAAAAGGCGAATTTTAAAAAGCTATTGCAAAGCTCTGGGGCAAAAGAGAATGTAAATGTAGCAGATGAGCTAAAGTTTTATGACAGAGATTTCAAGCAAATCAAATCACTCGTAGATAGCGCAAAAATAGATGAATCCGTGCTGAATGTGCTAGAGCTTTTGCGCTCTAAAATTGAAGCCTACAATGACAAAAAAGCAGATGATGTAGAGAGTATTTATGTAAGTGAGCGTAGATGGGTGGCTATTATGGAGCTACTTAAATTTTCTGCCGTGCTAAGTGATAGGCAGTCGGTGGGGCTGATAGATTTGGCACTTTTGAAACATTGCCTATGGAGTGAGGAGAGCCAAAAAGAAGAGATTGAAAAAATGCTAAAAGAATGCCTAGATAGCTATAGCCCACAAGCTATCAAAAACGGAATAGATATAAAAAACCTAGCAAAACAAATTGAATCAACGATAAAAAATCCCGTTGAGCAAGTTGTCAAAGATTCTCTTTTAAAAGAAATTGCTAATGTTCATCATAAACTATATCAAGAATTGCAAAAATGTCTTAGTGAGGCAAATGATTTTAAGGATAAAAATGCCAATCCATTTGTCTCAAAGAGCGGATATGATATTTTTTTAAGCTCTTTTAAGGAAGCACAAGAAAATTTGGAACAAGATATTTTGGAAGTAAAAAAACTACAAGATAAAGTCAAGAATGCAAAAGTAGCTGCTCCTATTGCTTAA